The following are encoded together in the Rhinopithecus roxellana isolate Shanxi Qingling chromosome 5, ASM756505v1, whole genome shotgun sequence genome:
- the RNASE4 gene encoding ribonuclease 4 has product MALQRTHSLLLLLLLTLLGLGLVQPSYGQNGMYQRFLRQHVHPEETGGNDRYCNMMMQRRKMTLYHCKRFNTFIHEDIWNIRSICSTTKIQCKNGKMNCHEGVVKVTDCRDTGSSKAPNCRYRAMASIRRVVIACEGNPQVPVHFDG; this is encoded by the coding sequence ATGGCTCTGCAGAGGACCCATTCGTTGCTTCTGCTTTTGCTGCTGAccctgctggggctggggctggtccAGCCCTCCTATGGCCAGAATGGCATGTACCAGCGATTCCTGAGGCAACATGTGCACCCTGAGGAGACAGGTGGCAATGATCGCTACTGCAACATGATGATGCAAAGACGGAAGATGACTTTGTATCACTGCAAGCGCTTCAACACCTTCATCCATGAAGATATCTGGAACATTCGTAGTATCTGCAGCACCACCAAAATCCAATGCAAGAACGGCAAGATGAACTGCCATGAGGGTGTAGTGAAAGTCACAGACTGCAGGGATACAGGAAGTTCCAAGGCACCCAACTGCAGATATCGGGCCATGGCGAGCATTAGACGTGTTGTCATTGCCTGCGAGGGTAACCCACAGGTGCCTGTGCACTTTGACGGTTAG
- the ANG gene encoding angiogenin, whose product MVMRLGLFLLVFMLGLGLTPPTLAQDNSRYRDFLTKHYDATPQGRNDRYCESMMRRRGLTSPCKDINTFIHGNSRHIKAICGDENGNPYGENLRISKSPFQVTTCNLRGGSSRPPCRYRATAGFRNIVVACENDLPVHLDQSIFRP is encoded by the coding sequence ATGGTGATGCGCCTGGGCCTTTTCTTGTTGGTCTTCATGCTGGGTCTGGGTCTGACCCCACCCACCCTGGCTCAGGATAACTCCAGGTACAGAGACTTCCTGACCAAGCACTATGATGCCACACCACAGGGCCGGAATGACAGATACTGTGAAAGCATGATGAGGAGACGGGGCCTGACCTCACCCTGCAAAGACATCAACACCTTTATTCATGGCAACAGTCGCCACATCAAGGCCATCTGTGGAGATGAGAATGGAAACCCTTACGGAGAAAACCTAAGAATAAGCAAGTCTCCTTTCCAGGTCACCACTTGCAACCTACGTGGAGGATCCTCCCGGCCTCCATGCCGGTACCGAGCCACAGCAGGGTTCAGAAACATTGTTGTTGCTTGTGAAAATGACCTGCCTGTCCACTTGGATCAGTCAATTTTCCGTCCGTAA